Proteins encoded together in one Terriglobia bacterium window:
- a CDS encoding 2'-5' RNA ligase family protein — protein MLTSESPAAKGYALWLVPGQPAFSILASAISRLSREHSTPRFGPHITLLGRIVLPEAKALAKSASLASILEPFRFELGEIGFLDENFRCLFVTVVAGHAISRTYRAACRTFTRQNAPYMPHMSLVYGKLPPETKQKMATDLSWLSGRAFRVHQLMLWRVDGPVRQWKPVKTFDLR, from the coding sequence TTGTTGACGTCCGAAAGTCCTGCCGCAAAGGGCTACGCTCTCTGGTTGGTGCCCGGCCAGCCGGCATTCAGCATCCTGGCCAGCGCGATTTCACGCCTCAGCCGCGAACACTCGACGCCACGGTTTGGGCCTCATATTACCCTGCTTGGCCGAATTGTACTCCCAGAAGCGAAGGCCCTGGCAAAATCGGCTTCACTGGCAAGTATCCTCGAACCATTCCGCTTTGAACTGGGCGAAATCGGCTTCCTCGATGAAAACTTTCGCTGCCTGTTTGTAACCGTAGTCGCAGGCCACGCAATCTCCAGGACCTACCGCGCAGCCTGCCGGACCTTCACCCGCCAAAACGCGCCTTATATGCCGCACATGAGTCTCGTGTATGGAAAGCTTCCGCCAGAAACTAAGCAGAAGATGGCAACAGATCTTAGTTGGCTGTCGGGCCGGGCCTTTCGGGTCCACCAGCTCATGCTCTGGCGGGTGGATGGGCCCGTGCGCCAGTGGAAGCCCGTAAAAACCTTTGATTTAAGATGA
- a CDS encoding BON domain-containing protein, translating into MIHPKNRMAALMVALVVTFGGCSLFKNSSAPNDEAIAASVQAKLYQDPVLKTRDVHVVSQQGVVVLSGTVGSDQEKSAVEQLAHSADGVKQVIDELAVSAPAQAAAEPPAQPEPRATRRRTRATSERAPSREPQDQTPAPVEQEPPAAAQAADAAPPPPQPVEVTIPAGTVITVRTVDPVDSSTNKTGDEFAATVDSQIEENGQVVIPRYAKARLQLAAARSAGHIKGQSEVQLQLVSLTVNGKSYPVSAGVYQQEASSRGKQTAKRVGIGAAVGGIIGAIAGGGKGAAIGAGVGAGAGTGVQMATKGQTVKIPPETKLDFTLSSPLNITVNP; encoded by the coding sequence ATGATCCATCCTAAAAACCGCATGGCAGCCTTGATGGTAGCCCTTGTGGTGACTTTCGGTGGCTGCAGCCTGTTCAAGAATTCGAGTGCTCCGAACGACGAGGCCATCGCAGCCTCCGTTCAGGCCAAGCTTTATCAGGACCCTGTTCTGAAGACGCGCGACGTCCACGTGGTTTCACAGCAGGGAGTCGTGGTTTTGTCGGGTACCGTGGGCAGCGATCAGGAAAAATCAGCGGTCGAACAGCTCGCTCACAGTGCCGACGGTGTCAAACAGGTGATCGACGAATTAGCGGTCAGTGCTCCTGCGCAAGCCGCTGCGGAACCACCTGCTCAACCGGAACCCAGGGCCACACGGCGCCGCACTCGGGCAACATCAGAGCGTGCGCCTTCACGCGAACCGCAGGATCAGACCCCGGCGCCCGTTGAGCAGGAACCTCCGGCTGCTGCGCAGGCTGCGGATGCCGCTCCGCCACCGCCGCAACCGGTGGAAGTTACCATTCCGGCGGGGACCGTTATCACCGTGCGGACCGTGGATCCGGTCGATTCCTCAACCAACAAAACGGGAGACGAGTTTGCAGCAACCGTCGACTCGCAAATTGAAGAGAACGGGCAGGTCGTTATCCCCCGCTATGCCAAGGCGCGTTTGCAACTTGCTGCCGCCCGCAGTGCCGGCCACATCAAAGGGCAGTCGGAAGTTCAGCTACAACTGGTCAGCCTCACAGTAAATGGCAAGAGCTATCCAGTGAGTGCCGGGGTCTATCAGCAGGAGGCGTCCTCTCGCGGCAAGCAAACCGCCAAAAGAGTTGGCATTGGCGCTGCTGTGGGGGGAATTATTGGCGCCATTGCCGGCGGTGGGAAAGGCGCTGCCATCGGCGCCGGCGTCGGCGCGGGAGCAGGAACGGGAGTGCAGATGGCGACGAAAGGTCAGACGGTCAAGATCCCGCCTGAAACGAAGTTGGATTTCACCCTGAGCAGCCCGCTGAACATTACGGTGAATCCATAG
- a CDS encoding glycosyltransferase family 2 protein, with protein MQSLSIVIPVYNEEGNIGPLVARISEAMSGWEGAVEILFVDDGSSDHTLELLKESQAKDSRIRIAHFHKNMGQTAAMAAGFRLARGEVIATIDADLQNDPMEIQRLAGMLNNWDLVCGVRAQRKDTLWKRISSRIGNGFRNWATGDNIADTGCTLKAYRRECLDGLELYKGMHRFLPTLIRMRGYRVTQVPVSHHPRLAGKTKYGTWGRLVKGLEDVWAVRWMKKNHIGFESNLQLIERQPVECGKVHMDGAVEK; from the coding sequence ATGCAGAGTCTTTCAATTGTTATCCCGGTTTACAACGAGGAGGGCAACATCGGTCCACTCGTGGCCCGCATTTCGGAGGCCATGTCTGGCTGGGAAGGCGCCGTTGAAATCCTGTTCGTCGACGACGGCAGCAGCGACCATACTCTGGAACTGCTGAAGGAATCCCAGGCTAAAGACTCCCGGATTCGCATTGCCCATTTCCACAAGAATATGGGCCAGACCGCCGCGATGGCTGCCGGTTTCCGGCTGGCGCGCGGCGAGGTCATCGCAACCATCGATGCCGACCTGCAAAACGATCCCATGGAAATCCAGCGCCTGGCAGGGATGCTGAACAACTGGGACCTGGTGTGTGGCGTCCGCGCACAGCGTAAAGACACGCTTTGGAAGCGCATTTCGTCGCGCATCGGGAACGGCTTCCGTAATTGGGCAACGGGCGACAACATCGCTGACACCGGCTGCACTCTCAAGGCCTACCGGCGCGAATGCCTGGACGGCCTGGAGCTTTATAAGGGGATGCACCGCTTCCTCCCCACACTGATCCGGATGCGTGGATACCGCGTGACGCAGGTGCCAGTGTCGCATCATCCGCGGCTGGCGGGAAAAACCAAGTACGGGACCTGGGGGCGGCTGGTGAAAGGGCTTGAAGACGTTTGGGCGGTGCGCTGGATGAAAAAAAACCACATCGGTTTCGAATCCAACCTCCAACTGATCGAACGGCAACCCGTTGAATGCGGTAAAGTCCACATGGATGGCGCAGTGGAAAAGTGA
- a CDS encoding glycosyltransferase family 39 protein, whose amino-acid sequence MSGQSSSNLVEASPANTTRGGLPAIHVLVLLVVAGCMFFAGIGRLALIEPDEGRNAEVAREMLAGGDWITPHFNNFSYLDKPPVFFWAVASSFKLAGLSEASARFPSALAALLTVFLGWLLARRMFEKSTALYAGIVLSTSPLVVVFARDVIFDMTLTLFVTSAMVCYWFRESGPEHQKLLDVLFFSAMGLATLTKGPVGFLLPLLSIAAYQALRGKLARLKDLNWLLGVAVFFAITLPWFIAVSIRHPDFPRYAFWQESLQRFATGHSHRAGPIYYYLIIYLAGFLPWSFFLLYAAIHRVRRWRELRQEHAAPMLFLLSWAGVIFVFFTISRSKLPGYFLPAMVPLSVLMAKVWTACGPEREDRTADWLTGGFATLIGLGIIVAAVPHFQHQLFPRGRLEGKMPHDVLILLGPAMLYTGIILAALGVIGRNLCARARQKTPTAIMFALLACCFPLMLVRWFRPLEIFASAKSSRALADTILDSPQRSFPIYGYYYFRTGLPFYLRRPVGLISSTADELTSNYIVTQWPRIKQEAQNGQLPPLLAPPEMDGMPLVMDLNQWLAKRPSTPELVLVRNNQVKGLANAVQAMDPMWTGWQYSVWEIPASSRSTSGQQKGN is encoded by the coding sequence GTGAGTGGTCAAAGCAGTTCAAATCTAGTTGAAGCTTCGCCTGCGAATACAACCCGCGGTGGACTTCCCGCCATTCACGTACTCGTGCTTCTGGTGGTGGCTGGCTGCATGTTTTTTGCCGGCATTGGGCGTCTTGCCCTGATTGAGCCCGATGAAGGAAGGAACGCGGAAGTCGCCCGTGAAATGCTTGCGGGAGGGGACTGGATTACTCCCCACTTTAACAACTTTTCCTATCTGGACAAACCTCCTGTCTTTTTCTGGGCCGTGGCCTCATCGTTTAAGCTAGCGGGATTGTCCGAAGCGAGCGCGCGCTTTCCCTCGGCACTGGCAGCTCTCCTGACGGTATTTCTTGGGTGGTTGCTGGCCCGCCGGATGTTTGAAAAATCCACGGCTCTTTACGCCGGAATTGTCCTATCGACTTCGCCACTGGTGGTTGTGTTTGCCCGCGACGTCATCTTCGACATGACTCTGACCCTATTCGTCACATCAGCGATGGTCTGCTATTGGTTCCGGGAAAGCGGCCCTGAACACCAAAAGTTGCTCGATGTTCTGTTTTTCTCGGCCATGGGCCTGGCAACCCTCACGAAAGGTCCCGTAGGATTTCTGCTGCCGTTGCTATCCATCGCAGCCTACCAGGCCCTCCGCGGGAAACTCGCCCGCCTGAAGGACTTGAACTGGCTGCTGGGCGTGGCGGTGTTCTTCGCGATAACGCTCCCCTGGTTTATCGCAGTTTCGATCCGGCACCCGGACTTTCCGCGATACGCCTTTTGGCAGGAGAGCCTGCAAAGGTTTGCCACGGGACATTCTCACCGCGCCGGTCCCATCTATTATTACCTGATCATCTATCTTGCTGGCTTCCTGCCCTGGAGCTTTTTCCTGCTCTACGCCGCCATCCATCGAGTCAGGCGATGGAGGGAGCTCCGGCAGGAACACGCCGCTCCAATGCTGTTCCTACTGAGTTGGGCAGGTGTAATCTTCGTCTTCTTCACGATCTCGCGGTCCAAGCTTCCTGGTTACTTTCTACCTGCTATGGTCCCGCTCAGCGTGCTGATGGCAAAAGTGTGGACGGCTTGCGGACCTGAGCGGGAGGACCGGACAGCCGATTGGCTGACTGGCGGTTTTGCCACACTGATCGGCTTGGGGATCATCGTTGCGGCGGTCCCTCACTTTCAACACCAGCTTTTCCCTCGCGGGCGACTCGAGGGAAAAATGCCGCATGATGTCCTCATTTTGCTGGGGCCCGCAATGCTTTATACAGGAATCATCCTCGCTGCCTTGGGGGTCATCGGACGAAATCTCTGTGCGCGAGCCAGGCAGAAGACCCCCACCGCAATCATGTTCGCCTTGCTGGCGTGCTGTTTCCCGCTGATGCTGGTGCGGTGGTTTCGCCCGCTTGAGATTTTTGCTTCCGCAAAGTCGAGTCGCGCCCTTGCAGACACCATTCTCGACAGCCCCCAGAGAAGCTTTCCCATCTACGGCTATTATTACTTCCGGACGGGGCTCCCCTTTTATCTTCGAAGGCCGGTGGGCCTGATTTCCTCCACAGCGGATGAATTGACCAGCAATTACATCGTGACGCAGTGGCCGCGAATTAAGCAGGAAGCCCAAAACGGACAATTGCCCCCGCTTCTTGCTCCTCCGGAGATGGACGGTATGCCCCTGGTGATGGATCTGAACCAATGGCTGGCGAAACGGCCTTCAACACCTGAACTCGTGCTGGTAAGAAACAACCAGGTGAAGGGCCTCGCCAACGCCGTTCAGGCGATGGATCCCATGTGGACTGGGTGGCAATATTCCGTCTGGGAAATACCAGCCAGCTCACGCTCCACCAGTGGTCAGCAAAAGGGAAACTGA